One Candidatus Gastranaerophilales bacterium DNA segment encodes these proteins:
- a CDS encoding DEAD/DEAH box helicase family protein: MAFNEDTRVKIPAILTLTRLGYKYLSLKSAKWDIETNIFTDIFKDSIRKINNNVEDEDIDKLYKDISLMLDYEDLGKAFYERLTSSSGINLIDFENFSNNEFHVVTELTCKNGDDEFRPDITILINGMPLCFIEVKKPNNREGVLAERDRINVRFKNKKFRKFINISQILMFSNNMEYDDESIVPIQGAYYSSTSTSKAFFNCFKEERPEELRFIMDSEKQDTENFILKDNNQPTLKNSPEFITNKNENTPTNRLIISLFSKERLKQFLKYAIAYVETEKGLEKHIMRYPQFFASKAIQDELEKGTKKGIIWHTQGSGKTALSFYNVNWLTQYYAKKKIIPKFYFIVDRLDLRNQACREFTSRGLKVHTVNSREDFVTDIKNPASISNDSGKNEITVINIQKFSEDSKAATSSDYNIQTQRIYFIDEAHRSYDPKGSFLVNLVNSDPNAIFISLTGTPLIGKKKSTTIWGDYIHKYYYNASIADGYTLRLMRENIETKYKLQMQDILQKITIKEGDIDDKQIYAHKRFVEPMLDYIVDDLTSSRIMHNDSTLGGMVVCHSSGQAKMLQEFFEHKYKNNPDSAIKTSALILHDIGTKEDRKDEVDDFKACNIDLLFVYNMLLTGFDAPRLKKLYLNREVKAHNLLQTLTRVNRPYKGFKYGYVVDFADIKKEFDKANKAYWDELQGELGDEIDSYSNLFKSADEIEQEIEEIKETLWNYTTTNSEVFSQEISQISDKTELLSIRKALQTAKELYNLIRYTQNDDNSLKYEDLIRKIDFRKFRELLREVENHIILINRKEAIEKGIDTTQLLNVAMEDALFTFRKLSEAELILADELKNVLRRTREGLGGCFDKKDPAWISLKDELERLFKKKNLDEITQDEMKQNIDILNDIYDKIKELNRKNDLLKAKYNNDKKYARVHKRIMQERSLNQKESKICDVLNDVKEQTDEKVLQNDNVLESDSYFAKMVLRLVFTEFKKRNIDLDAESAKYISNQLTREYLNEYKGQCA; encoded by the coding sequence ATGGCTTTTAATGAAGATACAAGAGTAAAAATACCTGCAATCTTAACTTTAACAAGATTAGGATATAAATATTTGTCATTGAAAAGTGCAAAATGGGATATAGAAACTAATATTTTTACTGATATCTTCAAAGATAGCATAAGAAAAATAAATAATAATGTTGAAGACGAGGATATAGATAAACTTTATAAAGACATTTCATTAATGCTTGACTATGAAGATCTCGGGAAAGCCTTTTATGAAAGATTGACTTCATCATCAGGGATTAATCTAATAGATTTTGAAAATTTCTCAAACAATGAATTTCATGTCGTTACAGAATTAACTTGTAAAAATGGTGATGATGAGTTTAGACCTGACATAACAATTTTAATAAATGGTATGCCGCTTTGTTTTATAGAAGTTAAAAAGCCAAATAACAGAGAAGGCGTATTGGCTGAACGTGATAGAATAAATGTTCGCTTTAAAAACAAGAAATTCAGAAAATTTATAAATATTTCTCAAATTCTAATGTTCTCAAATAATATGGAATATGATGATGAGTCGATAGTGCCTATTCAAGGAGCTTATTATTCATCTACATCAACTTCTAAAGCTTTCTTTAACTGCTTTAAAGAAGAGCGACCTGAAGAACTTAGATTCATAATGGATTCGGAAAAACAAGATACTGAAAACTTTATTTTAAAGGATAATAACCAACCAACATTAAAGAATTCTCCTGAATTCATAACAAACAAAAATGAAAATACTCCAACGAATAGGTTAATAATTTCTTTGTTTTCAAAAGAACGACTTAAACAATTCCTGAAGTATGCAATTGCTTATGTTGAAACAGAAAAAGGTTTAGAAAAGCATATAATGAGGTATCCTCAGTTTTTTGCTTCTAAAGCTATTCAGGATGAACTAGAAAAAGGGACTAAAAAAGGAATTATTTGGCATACCCAAGGAAGCGGCAAAACTGCACTAAGCTTTTACAATGTTAATTGGCTTACTCAGTATTATGCAAAGAAAAAAATCATACCTAAATTCTATTTTATTGTTGATAGGCTAGATTTAAGAAATCAAGCCTGCAGAGAATTTACAAGCAGAGGCTTAAAAGTTCATACCGTCAATTCTAGAGAGGACTTTGTAACTGATATTAAAAATCCAGCTTCTATTAGTAACGACTCTGGTAAAAATGAGATAACTGTTATAAATATTCAGAAATTCAGTGAAGATTCAAAAGCAGCTACTTCTAGTGATTATAATATTCAAACGCAAAGAATTTATTTTATTGATGAGGCTCATAGAAGCTATGATCCTAAAGGTAGCTTCCTCGTAAATCTCGTTAATTCTGACCCTAATGCAATTTTTATTTCGCTTACAGGAACTCCATTGATAGGGAAGAAAAAATCTACAACAATTTGGGGCGATTATATACATAAATACTACTATAATGCGTCCATTGCGGATGGCTATACGTTAAGACTGATGAGAGAAAATATAGAAACGAAATATAAGCTTCAAATGCAAGATATTCTTCAAAAAATCACAATAAAAGAAGGTGATATCGATGACAAACAAATCTATGCTCATAAACGATTTGTAGAGCCTATGCTTGATTATATCGTAGATGATTTAACAAGTAGTAGAATAATGCATAATGATAGTACTCTTGGTGGAATGGTCGTATGTCATAGTTCTGGACAAGCAAAAATGTTACAAGAATTTTTTGAGCATAAATATAAAAATAATCCCGATAGTGCTATAAAAACTTCAGCACTAATTCTGCATGATATCGGCACAAAAGAAGATCGAAAAGACGAGGTTGATGATTTTAAAGCCTGCAATATAGACTTATTATTTGTCTATAATATGTTATTAACTGGCTTTGATGCTCCAAGACTCAAGAAATTATATTTGAACAGAGAAGTAAAAGCTCATAACTTATTGCAAACTCTCACTAGAGTTAATAGGCCTTATAAAGGCTTTAAGTATGGTTATGTTGTTGACTTTGCTGATATTAAAAAAGAGTTTGATAAAGCAAATAAAGCATATTGGGACGAGTTGCAAGGCGAGCTTGGTGATGAAATAGACAGCTACTCTAATTTATTTAAATCCGCTGATGAAATTGAACAGGAAATTGAAGAAATTAAAGAAACTCTGTGGAATTACACAACAACCAATAGTGAAGTATTTTCACAAGAAATATCACAAATAAGCGATAAAACCGAATTGCTTTCGATTAGGAAGGCTCTTCAAACAGCAAAAGAGCTTTATAACCTCATTAGATACACTCAAAATGATGATAATTCACTTAAATATGAGGATCTTATCAGAAAAATTGACTTCCGAAAATTCAGAGAACTATTGAGAGAAGTAGAAAACCATATTATTCTCATTAATAGAAAAGAAGCAATTGAGAAGGGCATTGATACTACCCAACTTTTAAATGTAGCTATGGAAGATGCGCTTTTTACTTTTCGCAAACTTAGTGAAGCAGAACTGATATTAGCCGATGAATTGAAAAATGTTTTAAGAAGGACTCGTGAAGGGTTAGGTGGTTGCTTTGATAAAAAAGATCCAGCTTGGATTAGTTTAAAGGACGAGTTGGAAAGGCTTTTTAAAAAGAAAAATCTTGATGAAATTACTCAGGATGAAATGAAACAAAATATAGACATTCTTAATGATATTTACGACAAAATAAAAGAACTTAATCGTAAAAATGATTTGCTAAAAGCCAAATATAATAATGATAAAAAATATGCCAGAGTTCATAAGCGTATTATGCAAGAACGTTCGTTAAATCAAAAAGAGTCTAAAATTTGTGACGTTTTAAATGACGTTAAAGAACAAACCGATGAAAAAGTGTTACAAAACGACAACGTACTTGAAAGTGATTCATATTTCGCTAAAATGGTGTTAAGACTAGTATTTACAGAGTTCAAAAAAAGGAATATAGATCTCGATGCAGAGAGTGCTAAATACATAAGCAATCAGCTAACTCGAGAATATTTAAATGAATACAAAGGACAGTGTGCATGA
- a CDS encoding class I SAM-dependent DNA methyltransferase, translated as MIDKDFTTKTKELIDGLKSTCANFGLGNDGNEFKIITQIFLYKFINDKFGYEVKKIDQKLAKADEWEEEIAKYSDNEYELLLMQLPESSAQLKKEHYLSHLYSIQNEADFAKTFDDTLRDIAIFNTDIFSVKTESGAKVTLFDELTNFITDPSQRNNFARALINKLINFNFESVFNKKYDFFATIFEYLIKDYNTDSGGKYAEYYTPHSVARVMAEILVDKNVSNVKCYDPSAGSGTLLMCLAHEIGEDKCSIFSQDISQKSSGMLRLNLILNNLVHSIQNIIQGNTILKPEHKENDNTLRKFDYVVSNPPFKLDFSDYRDDLDTKANKERFFAGIPNVPNKKKESMAIYLMFLQHIIYSLKDTGKAAVVVPTGFITAQSGIELKIRQKLVDEKMLKGVVSMPSNIFASTGTNVSVIFIDKTNKDGNVILVDASKLGIKIKEDGKNQKTVLSDEEEQKIINIFKKQKEIEDLSVIVTYDTIKKKNYSFSAGQYFEIKIDSIDITHEEFKEKMDSYKSNLNKYFVESNELQKKIQIQLDGVLYE; from the coding sequence ATGATAGATAAAGATTTTACGACAAAAACCAAAGAATTAATTGATGGACTAAAAAGCACTTGTGCCAATTTCGGATTAGGTAATGATGGCAATGAATTTAAGATAATAACTCAAATATTTCTATATAAATTTATAAACGATAAGTTTGGATATGAAGTAAAAAAAATTGACCAAAAGCTTGCAAAAGCTGATGAATGGGAAGAAGAAATTGCTAAATATTCAGATAACGAATATGAATTACTTTTGATGCAATTACCTGAATCATCTGCTCAACTTAAAAAAGAACATTATTTGTCTCATTTATATAGCATTCAAAATGAGGCCGATTTTGCAAAAACTTTTGATGATACCCTTAGAGACATCGCCATTTTTAATACAGATATATTTTCTGTCAAAACAGAAAGCGGAGCAAAGGTTACGTTGTTTGATGAATTGACCAATTTTATAACTGATCCGTCTCAAAGAAATAATTTTGCTAGAGCTTTAATCAATAAATTAATAAATTTTAATTTCGAATCAGTATTTAACAAAAAATACGACTTCTTTGCTACAATATTTGAATATTTAATTAAGGACTACAATACTGATAGTGGAGGTAAATATGCAGAATATTATACTCCTCATTCAGTAGCAAGAGTAATGGCTGAAATCCTTGTTGATAAAAATGTTAGCAATGTAAAGTGCTATGATCCTTCAGCAGGTTCAGGAACCTTGCTGATGTGCTTAGCTCACGAAATAGGTGAAGATAAATGCTCTATATTCTCCCAAGACATTTCCCAAAAATCATCAGGGATGCTGCGTTTAAACCTTATATTGAATAATTTGGTACATTCTATTCAAAATATCATACAAGGTAACACTATACTGAAACCAGAACACAAAGAAAATGATAACACGCTTAGAAAGTTTGATTATGTAGTTTCTAATCCACCTTTTAAACTTGATTTTAGTGATTACAGGGATGATTTGGATACAAAAGCAAATAAAGAAAGATTTTTTGCGGGTATTCCAAACGTACCAAATAAGAAAAAAGAATCTATGGCAATTTATTTAATGTTTTTACAACATATTATTTATTCGCTTAAAGATACAGGTAAAGCAGCTGTTGTAGTACCTACAGGATTTATTACCGCACAAAGTGGAATAGAGCTAAAAATAAGACAAAAACTTGTTGACGAAAAAATGCTCAAAGGTGTAGTTTCTATGCCTAGCAATATCTTCGCAAGTACAGGAACTAACGTTTCAGTTATATTTATTGATAAAACAAATAAAGATGGTAATGTCATTTTAGTTGATGCATCTAAACTGGGAATAAAAATAAAAGAAGATGGTAAAAATCAAAAAACAGTGCTATCTGATGAAGAAGAACAAAAAATAATAAATATATTTAAGAAACAAAAAGAAATTGAAGATTTATCAGTTATTGTAACTTATGATACTATTAAGAAAAAAAACTATTCTTTTAGTGCCGGACAATATTTTGAGATAAAAATAGACTCTATTGATATTACTCATGAAGAGTTTAAAGAAAAAATGGACTCTTATAAATCAAACCTAAATAAATATTTTGTAGAATCAAATGAATTACAGAAAAAAATACAAATTCAACTGGATGGAGTACTGTATGAATAG
- a CDS encoding restriction endonuclease subunit S: MNRVLLKDLIEIKNGTDYRNLEEGDIPVYGTGGYMTSVNKYLYDGVSILLPRKGSLKNISFVEGKFWTVDTMYWSIVNKHLINPYFLFYYLKTLNFEALYTGSTLPSMTNSAYYSIPILVPSIDSQDKIANLLYAIDNKIKINREINLELESMAKTLYEYWFVQFDFPDKNGKPYKSAGGDLVYNEALKREIPKGWKVDNIQKYCNIIDCLHSKKPDYNYESAEFYLLQLENLQENGYIDVTDKHYISGVDYINWTKKIEIKENDFVFTNAGRAGAFGKIPGEIKCALGRNFTAVRPINISPYYLRLYFSSTDMEKQIISNLDCGAFFKSFNVKSIKLINLLIPENEILNKFINIVKPIIKKIENNNAEDSKLAALRDFLLPMLMNGQITIKKDLGQTSNNEALSSDKLIEEAIYQYNNNRCIDIESIARSNDMVVYKDDSVKKAEISFNKEKGLWQIAVREPQDSFSIAHEIAHAVLHPEFVKQAAVARKDEHSLPKEKEIEADSLAAEILMPEECILEYLKDENIADNSFLDKKFVEKSAKKFNVAPSSMNMRLKTLGYKVPYIS, encoded by the coding sequence ATGAATAGGGTTTTACTAAAAGATTTAATTGAAATAAAGAATGGTACTGATTACCGGAATTTAGAAGAAGGGGATATTCCTGTATATGGAACTGGTGGGTATATGACTTCCGTAAACAAATATCTGTATGATGGAGTTTCAATACTTTTACCAAGGAAAGGCTCTCTTAAAAATATTTCTTTTGTTGAGGGGAAATTCTGGACCGTTGATACAATGTACTGGTCTATTGTAAATAAACACCTCATAAACCCTTATTTTCTTTTTTATTATTTAAAAACTTTGAATTTTGAGGCCCTTTACACAGGCTCAACGCTACCAAGTATGACAAATAGTGCATATTACTCAATACCAATATTAGTCCCATCTATAGACTCTCAAGATAAGATTGCAAACCTTTTATATGCCATTGATAACAAAATTAAAATTAATAGAGAAATAAATTTAGAACTTGAATCTATGGCTAAAACTTTATACGAGTATTGGTTTGTTCAATTTGATTTTCCAGATAAAAACGGTAAACCGTATAAATCTGCTGGCGGCGACTTGGTATATAATGAAGCTCTTAAGCGTGAAATTCCTAAAGGTTGGAAAGTTGACAATATACAAAAATATTGCAATATAATTGATTGCCTTCATAGTAAAAAGCCAGACTATAATTATGAATCAGCTGAATTTTATTTATTGCAATTAGAAAACTTGCAAGAAAATGGATATATTGATGTAACAGACAAACATTATATTTCTGGAGTAGATTACATAAATTGGACAAAAAAAATAGAAATTAAAGAGAACGATTTTGTTTTTACCAATGCGGGCAGAGCTGGTGCTTTTGGCAAAATACCAGGAGAAATAAAATGTGCTTTAGGCAGAAATTTTACAGCCGTTAGACCTATAAATATATCCCCTTATTACTTAAGATTGTATTTTAGTAGCACTGACATGGAAAAGCAAATTATAAGCAATTTAGATTGTGGAGCATTTTTTAAGAGTTTTAACGTTAAATCAATCAAATTAATAAATCTTTTAATTCCTGAAAATGAAATTTTGAACAAATTTATCAATATAGTAAAACCTATTATCAAAAAAATTGAAAATAATAATGCAGAGGATTCTAAGCTAGCTGCACTTAGAGATTTTTTACTTCCAATGCTTATGAATGGACAAATAACGATTAAAAAAGATTTAGGGCAAACTAGCAATAATGAGGCGTTATCTTCAGATAAGTTAATAGAGGAAGCTATTTATCAATATAACAATAATAGATGTATAGATATTGAATCTATCGCCAGATCAAATGATATGGTTGTATATAAAGATGATTCGGTAAAAAAAGCTGAGATTAGTTTTAATAAAGAAAAAGGATTATGGCAAATTGCAGTAAGAGAGCCTCAAGATAGTTTCTCGATTGCTCATGAAATAGCCCACGCCGTATTACATCCTGAATTTGTAAAACAAGCAGCTGTAGCAAGAAAAGATGAGCATTCTCTACCTAAAGAGAAAGAGATTGAAGCTGATTCTTTAGCTGCCGAAATCTTAATGCCAGAAGAATGTATTTTAGAATATTTAAAAGATGAAAATATTGCTGATAATTCATTTCTGGACAAAAAGTTTGTAGAAAAATCAGCTAAAAAATTTAATGTTGCACCGTCATCAATGAATATGAGGTTAAAAACTTTAGGATACAAAGTTCCTTATATAAGCTAA